One Pyrofollis japonicus DNA window includes the following coding sequences:
- the glyS gene encoding glycine--tRNA ligase, with protein sequence MSVDKHEAVMELAKRRGFFWQSYEIYGGVAGFYDLGPLGIRLKEKIINLWREYFVKKHTHIVVEIETPIIAPSRVFEASGHLEHFTDPIVECLKCGRKFRADHLIEEKLGIKAEGLSIEEMTKLIREHDIRCPVCGGPLSEVRKFNLLFKTTIGPYSSNVGYLRPETAQGMFVAFKRVYEVSRKKLPLGIAQIGRVARNEISPRQGMLRLREFTIAEMEFFFDPEEPYDENMFNELLGTLSRRRLRILSVEAKQRGEEKPFEIDIEEAIREKIIITPWLAYWMAVAQEFVHALGVDYNEMYFDEKAPEERAHYSAQTFDQLVHVSRYGWIEVSGHSYRTDYDLSRHMKYSGQDLRVFKQYKKPIVVKRKQIILDKAWIGRTYKARAKEIFEKISQLDPEEVLRQVEAKGFIEINGLRVPGDKISVVEKEEKITGRRFIPHVAEPSFGVERLLYMVLDHAYSIKDDRVVLRLPRRIAPIEVAVFPLVKDARLTSIAWGIWRKLVDNGFYTIYDEEDSIGRRYARVDEVGVPAAITVDYQTLEDNTVTIRDRDTWEQVRVKVENIVQAIREFINGASLEELAERYGIS encoded by the coding sequence ATGTCCGTTGACAAACATGAAGCAGTAATGGAACTCGCTAAGAGACGGGGATTCTTCTGGCAGAGCTATGAGATTTATGGCGGTGTCGCTGGTTTCTACGATCTAGGCCCGCTCGGGATAAGGCTGAAAGAGAAGATAATTAACCTATGGCGTGAATACTTCGTCAAGAAGCATACTCATATCGTTGTAGAGATAGAAACGCCTATAATAGCGCCTTCAAGAGTTTTCGAGGCAAGCGGGCATCTTGAACACTTCACGGATCCTATAGTAGAGTGTCTTAAGTGTGGTAGAAAATTCAGAGCAGATCACCTTATTGAAGAGAAACTAGGAATAAAGGCTGAAGGTCTCTCAATAGAAGAAATGACTAAGCTCATAAGAGAACACGACATACGATGTCCTGTATGTGGTGGCCCTCTTAGTGAAGTAAGAAAGTTCAACTTGTTGTTCAAAACGACTATAGGACCATATAGCTCAAACGTTGGATACTTGAGGCCAGAAACGGCTCAAGGCATGTTTGTCGCATTTAAGCGCGTTTATGAGGTTTCAAGGAAAAAGCTGCCGCTCGGGATCGCTCAGATAGGGCGTGTAGCTAGGAACGAGATATCGCCGAGGCAAGGCATGCTTAGGCTGCGCGAGTTCACTATAGCGGAGATGGAGTTCTTCTTCGACCCCGAGGAACCATACGATGAGAACATGTTTAACGAGCTCCTGGGTACGCTTAGTAGACGAAGACTCCGCATATTAAGTGTTGAAGCAAAACAAAGAGGAGAAGAGAAACCTTTCGAAATCGATATTGAGGAAGCTATCAGAGAAAAAATAATCATAACGCCGTGGCTTGCCTACTGGATGGCTGTTGCACAAGAGTTTGTACACGCTCTTGGCGTCGATTATAACGAGATGTACTTTGACGAAAAAGCTCCCGAAGAGAGAGCACATTATTCTGCCCAAACATTTGACCAATTAGTACATGTAAGCCGCTACGGATGGATAGAGGTCTCCGGCCACTCGTATAGAACAGATTATGATCTTAGTCGTCATATGAAGTACAGCGGCCAAGATTTACGAGTATTCAAGCAATACAAGAAACCTATAGTGGTCAAAAGGAAGCAGATAATACTTGATAAGGCATGGATTGGTAGGACATACAAGGCGAGGGCTAAAGAGATCTTTGAAAAAATTTCACAGCTGGACCCGGAGGAAGTACTTAGACAAGTTGAAGCAAAGGGCTTCATTGAGATTAATGGGCTAAGGGTACCAGGGGACAAGATAAGCGTTGTCGAAAAGGAGGAAAAAATAACGGGAAGAAGATTCATACCACATGTAGCCGAGCCCTCTTTCGGCGTAGAGCGGCTCCTCTACATGGTTCTAGATCACGCATATAGCATTAAAGATGATAGGGTTGTCCTAAGGTTACCCCGGCGCATTGCCCCCATTGAGGTAGCCGTGTTTCCCCTAGTCAAGGACGCACGGCTAACAAGTATTGCATGGGGTATCTGGCGCAAACTAGTAGACAACGGATTTTACACAATATATGACGAGGAAGACAGTATTGGAAGAAGATATGCACGGGTTGACGAAGTCGGCGTTCCTGCCGCCATAACAGTTGACTATCAGACACTTGAGGACAATACCGTGACAATACGTGATAGAGATACATGGGAACAAGTAAGGGTAAAAGTTGAAAACATAGTACAAGCCATAAGAGAATTCATTAACGGTGCAAGTCTAGAAGAACTTGCAGAAAGATACGGTATAAGCTAA
- a CDS encoding B12-binding domain-containing radical SAM protein: protein MDVLMVDALGTSSYGKRQVTIDVIGAGPRTVVGVLEKNGINADLVTSDYVIKNKHIVKNYDVLMISAMSVDIETVRRIIKLWKRDYPYKPVIVGGPIALDPNSITYTGADVAIHGESEPVIGQIFSEEIISNRGIDYERLSKVCGVAYFDRHSGNIRVNSRCPIMPRRIWEQYRPSTRIIRSYPFYWAARVYVEVVRGCSNYNFPNMEEILPKNLLPSKPKPGCAYCSVIHLWGYARSRSISLVYDEVKALIDEGVRRIVLSGPDFLDYGRDWLVEPRPLVNPYKPPPNTEAIEGLLKRLHSIPEVANGEVSIMVENAKPNLVTDEVARILGKYLRGTPIHIGAEVGNDKLLKLLGRPALTHDVYRAVKLLKQYGLRPYVYVMYCLPGENEEVIQQTVQYMERLYRLGAEKITAYKFMPLPGSYLEKLVGHEIHCRSPHPVKLKSIEINKKAKRRLIGQVVKAIVVNKSKRFRGYIAYPLSHGPVIVIRLGKGLRPGCLIKARITDIISDRVVEATILERIKCYELYSWPH, encoded by the coding sequence ATGGACGTTCTAATGGTTGATGCGCTCGGGACGTCTAGTTACGGTAAGAGACAAGTGACAATTGATGTAATTGGTGCTGGCCCAAGAACCGTAGTAGGTGTTTTAGAAAAAAACGGTATAAACGCTGATCTAGTGACGTCAGACTATGTAATCAAAAACAAGCACATAGTCAAAAACTATGATGTGCTAATGATAAGCGCTATGAGCGTTGACATAGAAACAGTAAGAAGAATAATTAAGCTATGGAAAAGAGACTATCCATATAAGCCGGTCATTGTAGGAGGGCCCATAGCTTTAGACCCGAATTCCATTACATATACAGGTGCGGATGTGGCTATACATGGAGAATCCGAGCCCGTTATTGGACAAATTTTTAGTGAAGAAATAATCAGTAACAGAGGCATTGACTATGAAAGATTATCGAAAGTGTGCGGTGTTGCCTATTTTGATAGGCATAGTGGCAATATCAGAGTAAACTCACGATGTCCCATAATGCCCCGTCGCATATGGGAACAGTATCGTCCTAGTACACGCATAATACGATCGTACCCCTTCTACTGGGCGGCGAGGGTTTATGTTGAAGTTGTGCGAGGATGCAGTAACTATAACTTTCCGAATATGGAGGAGATTTTGCCAAAGAACTTGCTACCGAGCAAGCCGAAGCCGGGATGTGCGTACTGTAGTGTAATTCATTTATGGGGATATGCAAGGAGTCGCTCAATAAGCCTTGTTTATGACGAGGTAAAGGCGCTAATAGATGAGGGTGTAAGACGCATAGTCCTAAGCGGACCCGATTTCCTAGACTATGGAAGAGACTGGCTCGTAGAGCCGAGGCCGCTTGTTAACCCATATAAGCCGCCGCCAAATACTGAAGCAATAGAGGGATTGCTTAAAAGACTTCACAGCATCCCCGAAGTAGCTAACGGAGAAGTATCTATAATGGTTGAGAATGCTAAGCCCAATTTAGTTACAGATGAGGTTGCAAGAATTCTTGGAAAGTATCTAAGGGGGACACCAATACATATTGGAGCAGAGGTAGGTAACGATAAACTTCTAAAGCTTCTTGGAAGGCCTGCCCTAACTCACGACGTATATCGTGCAGTAAAATTGCTAAAACAGTACGGGTTACGGCCATATGTATATGTAATGTATTGCTTGCCTGGTGAGAACGAAGAAGTTATACAGCAAACCGTGCAGTACATGGAGAGGCTCTATAGGCTTGGTGCAGAAAAGATTACTGCTTATAAATTTATGCCGCTTCCAGGTTCTTATCTTGAAAAACTAGTGGGGCACGAGATTCACTGCAGATCACCCCACCCCGTCAAGCTAAAATCTATAGAGATTAATAAGAAGGCGAAGCGCAGACTAATAGGACAAGTAGTGAAAGCAATAGTAGTCAATAAGAGTAAGCGCTTTAGAGGCTACATAGCGTACCCTCTCTCACATGGTCCTGTTATTGTTATACGACTCGGAAAAGGCCTTAGACCTGGATGCTTGATTAAGGCAAGAATAACCGATATAATAAGTGACAGAGTAGTTGAGGCAACTATTCTAGAAAGAATTAAGTGCTATGAACTATACTCGTGGCCTCATTAG
- a CDS encoding DNA-directed RNA polymerase subunit P — translation MRYRCGRCGMEFTALDLEYMPSIKCPYCGYRVVYKVRPPGRKLVKAI, via the coding sequence ATACGTTATCGTTGTGGCAGGTGCGGTATGGAGTTCACAGCACTTGATTTAGAGTATATGCCGAGCATTAAGTGCCCGTACTGCGGCTACAGAGTAGTCTATAAAGTGCGTCCACCCGGAAGAAAACTCGTTAAGGCAATATAA
- the yciH gene encoding stress response translation initiation inhibitor YciH, translated as MSGELSSICGGLPPELCEQLAREQQVIKIRLERRKHRREVTIIEGLDEKEIDLKKLASQLKSRLATGGTYKNGRIELQGDHRHRVKQILIEMGFPEENIIIVE; from the coding sequence ATGAGTGGAGAATTATCCTCCATATGTGGCGGCTTGCCTCCCGAACTCTGCGAACAGTTGGCAAGAGAGCAACAAGTCATCAAGATAAGGCTCGAGAGACGAAAACATAGGAGGGAGGTTACAATAATAGAAGGTCTTGACGAAAAAGAGATAGATCTCAAGAAGCTTGCATCGCAGCTAAAGTCTCGCCTAGCCACAGGCGGAACCTATAAGAACGGTAGAATAGAGCTCCAAGGTGACCATCGTCACCGTGTTAAGCAGATACTGATCGAGATGGGCTTTCCCGAGGAAAACATAATAATAGTAGAGTGA
- the speB gene encoding agmatinase, translated as MGLADLYLTRGSMVFGGVEAKPEDSIALIVGIPYDATSSFRPGSRFAPQAIRNAATNIEFYSLRAMIDVDDYRIGDLGDIYLPLNPRDALRRIEDVAYELAEQYSGDKLLVFLGGEHTITIATFGAIKRKYSDTCFLVFDAHFDLRNQYMEDPFSHACVLRRIVEKYGSDKVFVVGVRAFTREEIEYANSAGIRYLTSHSIRLLGLREAIDRIKRWLRTAECSTVYVSIDMDVFDPAYAPGVGNPEPEGLEPWQVFDILFKSIKESNAKIIAADIVEVSPPHDCSGITSILAARTAVELIALHISSKHVGGDKPRRDI; from the coding sequence GTGGGGCTAGCTGATCTGTACCTCACTAGAGGCAGTATGGTCTTTGGCGGTGTAGAGGCTAAGCCGGAGGATTCTATTGCACTGATAGTAGGAATACCATATGATGCTACTTCGAGCTTTAGGCCTGGATCCCGTTTTGCCCCCCAAGCAATACGCAATGCAGCAACAAACATTGAATTCTATTCTCTTCGAGCAATGATAGATGTAGACGACTACCGGATAGGCGATCTTGGCGACATATATCTTCCACTTAACCCGAGGGACGCGCTTCGAAGAATAGAAGATGTAGCATACGAGCTCGCGGAGCAATACAGTGGTGACAAGCTCTTAGTATTCCTTGGCGGGGAACACACCATAACAATAGCGACATTCGGTGCAATTAAGAGAAAATACAGTGATACATGCTTCCTTGTATTTGATGCCCATTTTGACCTAAGAAACCAGTACATGGAGGACCCCTTTAGCCATGCATGCGTTCTCAGAAGAATAGTCGAAAAATATGGGAGTGACAAGGTATTCGTCGTGGGCGTAAGGGCTTTCACTAGAGAGGAAATCGAATATGCAAATAGTGCAGGAATACGATATCTCACATCTCATAGCATAAGGCTACTTGGGTTAAGGGAGGCAATAGACAGGATAAAGCGCTGGCTTCGAACCGCTGAGTGCAGCACGGTGTATGTATCAATAGACATGGATGTCTTCGACCCTGCATACGCGCCTGGTGTCGGAAACCCGGAGCCCGAAGGTCTTGAACCCTGGCAGGTCTTCGACATATTATTCAAATCAATAAAGGAGAGCAATGCGAAGATTATTGCTGCAGATATAGTTGAAGTATCCCCGCCTCATGACTGCAGCGGAATCACTTCCATCCTTGCAGCGAGAACAGCTGTTGAACTAATAGCATTACATATAAGTAGCAAACATGTAGGCGGAGATAAGCCAAGACGGGATATATAG